A DNA window from Acetobacter aceti NBRC 14818 contains the following coding sequences:
- a CDS encoding two-partner secretion domain-containing protein yields MNWFRTHRRLLAGVSWVSSLALAIAPAVASAEEPAIVIDNRTEPAAPAPTLDRTQNGVEQLNIATPNGAGLSHNMFTQYNVEQKGLILNNATQATQTQLGGYIYGNANLNGHSAHVILNEVTGTQASQMNGFTEVAGAKANVVIANPNGITCNGCGFINTDRATLSTGHPEFNAAGGLAALTVSDGLIAFEGKGGNFTAVPVLDIISRRVALNAQVNAQTASLVVGRNRVDYNTGNVTKLASDGSKTPEFAIDSSAMGGMYANRISMLVNETGAGVRVNGAMAANAGDMALTADGRLVLNGSMTATGNVTVQTSGVTNTGTLQAGGVASIASASDVTNQGTIGAGNHLGVSADTLSNTGAMTAAGSSGVALAVTHGLSNAGQISATSGTTLASAGTVSNAGSGIIVGQAGMALTTAGNLINAGEIGTVAGPLTIRAQSIANTAGQILSQNRDIALETGSLSNTGAGQIQAGASLTAQVTSYTADAGSTLQAGDSLAMAVTGGAISNDGRLAAGSALSLSADQGITNGGNGVIAADNGMVAITTGAAGLGNAGQIGTATSGDVAIAGGALVNSGTLAAAGDAILTTGALTNSGSLTAAGKSGLVLSVSDLSNTGSIGATAGTLAVTATGDLTNSGTLYGAAADSVTTSGALDNQNGQIGAGTSSLTVQAATLANDSGKIISTSGPVTIQAGTIGNQNGAIQGQGDVTIATPTLDNRNGGLIQSTGAGLYLANGDQPMTTLYNQGGSLGASGTLSVNASTYETDSKSALVSTGVLTLSMAGALSNSGQLVGQKGFNLTVGSFTNEASGILAAVTGNGSLTTTGTGQLVNAGTIETLQAGSTLEVRTASGGLSNTGAILGSGTATIVSTGSVTNSGKISALGGALTLQAAGLTNTDTLAAKGLLTALVSGDLTNSGTLYGATGGDISATGTLVNNGASAQIAADGALSLKAGTLTNSNGQILASQDGLTVAANSLTNSGGLLQGDTTTSIRADTLANTAGGAILSKSGALTVGGQSATAAQSISNLTGTLQAATDLSVTANAIDNSGGTFNAQTGALTASSGTGLFRNDDGIVQSATGMTLSGDSFTGNMGSIVNAGTTLGMNFGSSLDTAGHIVATQDLSVQTGALTTHAGTTPATVAVVASTGGNLTVKAGTTNNAGVLETTDANGTLTVQGADLTNSGTLTTASTLSVAETGLLVSSGNLISSKGQATLTAGSLTNSGFAGAAQTLDVTASQALTNSGTLYAGTTLTATGTGSFDNAGGQIGTGQGALTLASNGAFSNENGQIIAAGGPLVLTAGHIAGSAGSLLQSSDAITLTAGQISNDNSTILAQSGDITLAGAGNSATALSNVNGGVIQASGAISATFNALDNSGGTVSALGGDLSLNGASGSSVTNAGGTLETANNLTLTAGSYSGAGASRLTAGQAMTLSLSGSMENGGNIAAVHDVSVTAASLTNDANAVLASTSGNLALAISGDAGLVNAGTIQTSGVGNTLTLNASSIDNQATGAILSNGAQSLVAGSRTRSLTAGTFSNEGQVIAYGNSLTATATALNNSGTLEAGTNTSLSTTGDLANTGLIYAAGGTALSGANVRNAGGQIGAGSGSLTIGTGTLDNMNNGRIVATSGTMGLNAGTLDNAGGLIDSAGDLNILTGSLDNSSGKILSDNGSLLIAASADGAALASINNSAGLLQAGRDQTLRTATLTNGNGQIITVSGDLTLAGGPGMTALQSVDDTNGVLQSGQDLTLATNSLTGASGLSATRDLSFSTAQSVSGAMMFSAGRNATLAIGGDYNIAAGSGVIAGGDATVSAASVTNAGAMMAGGMLSVSTPGAIYNTGLIDGTGGVSLALDGALTNLEAAILSDNGSISIGGKSGTYAGDVLNRSAEILAGSAGGNVTIHAASLTNDIDGGVTQSNTSQMVYDHTYTLAKDQLANPPALNPKWIDADGSSIYDEVQPYYKEVMRIYVPELFYSADGKPGQGYYLVVMSKGAGSSYVEVQGLETQTATANNAASLIDAGGTLSIDTTGAIANDASHIAAGGDINLTGASLSNTGYDSSITWTLIADTKLGKRWLNSADPNAVLVPEPDAATEAPVPKFMPNGHVVRLWGTSVVPQLNATIVAGGNLNGSFTGQVNNTTVIDHASSTQLAANDQYTGTTPGGISGSTGNVTPGTGGSVSPSGSQDSFADASTAVAGGMTGSAAVNGDAVNNGGTGTATQGANNAASGTSTLPSYGGVLAPAGHENGEDTAQSLVLPGFASTSTPTISQLIASVPGGKALYVPDTAPSANYLIETNPAYASLTAFNGSEYLLDRLGDDYRTYTFLGDAAFDQQYVQQQIIGATGQTFLGGTYNTAATQMQALLDDAANQSAALGLTLGSALTDAQKAELTSDIVWYVDKVVDGKTVLVPELYLAPGHEALTGATISATNVSVQAGSLTNSGTINAKNALSLTTTNGDLTNTGTLSGGTVSLVAQNGSVVNSDTLDTYLVQGGTQQILASTGAITATGSATIVAAKDITFNGGTLTSGGDLNLLAGSGLTLGTTELTQAAAVSSKHLSTSGSADINYGTTVSVGGNATLAALGGDLKTAALTLTANGDVSLSAAKKLDLGSATDSVSNSISGSKSGFMTHSHFSNSLSTTTENGSSVAAGGNLTATSGSDMSVAGMAGAAGDVTLLSGGAFTERATQSTLDASASHHVAGFHMSTQGASGTVGYGSRTDTSSASETQWTPSVIASTGGNTTIVSKGALTVDGSVVSAAKDLALSGSSVAFKAEQNSTTQTVSHQDKTIGLTARVSPNSVVGQIIDTALAATKTSGKGASTLTALDAMQSTYLAGDGIAEGLAASKAGTLLSTNAADRSSGSLELVGVQAGVGYASNKEWATQTTTTVQGSTANAGGTLSVVARGDDATDTSNGNLSAVAAQLAGKDVVLAASKGIDLSAGWDTTHSESRDSSKSAFVGAEASIGTSGVGVSVTASVGLQKQHITSDSATAVDTTVSAGNGVTVATPGALSLNGAEVSGQRVDVSAGSLSITSPQNTSDYRSTTTQAGASVSVPVWGAGGDAGGGASYAHQTITDHYASTGSVLSGLYAGTGGLGVDVTGNTSLTAGVLSSTADAGLNHFSTGSLTTASEQNVSEWRATQTGASFSAGTGMMGSTTGILGAVGTGLASGASGLMGGGRSHHETSESLSAIGGNIAVTAGSSSGSYTRDVSAADRALANTFDGQKLSNQLVAQQMGSQLVGEVGGKVSDALAEKSPLFNEGALGRTALETVGNTIVAAVTGGNIGAAAAGTAAGGLASAAALPAIVQMSLENTGGDVKAATVEANALANLVASAGGALGGIAAGAGSTSVNALNGAGYASSIAQYNMSHTMTGVVFAAKTAGGALVRTGNPYAEVVGSILLGSAEAYTLYDTLVSNAPANKGTAAHSESNESGSGGAAASTGQGASGASAGGGAAAPEPEGDGPEKEGSAAKAVNKDAGDAAKDIELPSSRKVGNLQGGPLENATQTSGRFSLENGPANGSVYRADSRGNITSYATYDANGQIIKRVDVTGAAHNGVETPHVLEYGRNTLPDGTVRVQSPRKNPRPATLDEIP; encoded by the coding sequence ATGAACTGGTTCAGGACACATCGTCGTCTGCTGGCTGGCGTCAGCTGGGTTTCAAGTCTGGCACTGGCCATAGCACCTGCCGTCGCCAGTGCTGAAGAGCCTGCCATCGTCATCGACAACCGCACGGAGCCCGCGGCTCCCGCGCCAACGCTTGATCGCACGCAGAACGGTGTCGAACAGCTCAACATCGCCACGCCGAACGGCGCGGGCCTGTCCCACAACATGTTCACGCAATACAATGTGGAACAGAAAGGGCTGATCCTCAACAACGCCACGCAGGCGACGCAGACGCAACTTGGCGGCTATATCTACGGAAACGCCAATCTGAACGGCCACTCCGCGCATGTCATCCTCAACGAGGTGACAGGCACGCAGGCCAGTCAGATGAACGGTTTCACCGAAGTCGCGGGCGCGAAAGCCAATGTGGTCATCGCCAACCCGAACGGCATCACCTGCAACGGGTGCGGATTCATCAATACCGACCGGGCGACGCTTTCCACGGGTCACCCGGAATTCAACGCCGCCGGTGGTCTGGCGGCCCTGACCGTAAGCGACGGGCTGATCGCCTTTGAGGGCAAGGGCGGCAACTTCACCGCCGTGCCGGTTCTTGACATCATCAGCCGTCGCGTCGCCCTGAACGCACAGGTCAACGCCCAGACAGCGAGCCTCGTCGTGGGGCGCAACCGGGTCGACTACAACACCGGCAATGTCACGAAACTGGCGTCCGACGGCTCGAAGACACCCGAGTTCGCCATCGACAGTTCGGCCATGGGCGGCATGTACGCTAACCGCATCTCCATGCTGGTCAACGAGACCGGTGCTGGCGTGCGCGTCAACGGCGCGATGGCCGCCAATGCGGGCGACATGGCGCTGACCGCAGACGGTCGTCTGGTGCTCAACGGGTCGATGACAGCCACGGGCAACGTGACCGTGCAGACCAGCGGCGTGACCAATACCGGCACGCTACAGGCGGGCGGCGTGGCCTCCATTGCATCCGCATCGGATGTGACCAACCAGGGCACGATCGGCGCGGGTAATCATCTGGGTGTTTCCGCCGATACGCTGAGCAATACCGGGGCCATGACGGCCGCGGGCAGCAGCGGCGTCGCCCTTGCCGTGACGCATGGGCTGTCCAATGCGGGCCAGATCAGCGCGACATCCGGCACGACCCTCGCCTCGGCCGGAACTGTTTCCAATGCGGGAAGCGGCATCATCGTCGGACAGGCGGGCATGGCGCTGACGACGGCCGGGAACCTGATCAATGCGGGTGAAATCGGCACGGTGGCCGGTCCGCTGACCATCCGGGCGCAGTCGATCGCCAACACTGCCGGACAGATTCTCTCACAGAACCGCGACATCGCGCTGGAAACCGGCAGCCTGTCCAATACGGGCGCGGGGCAGATTCAGGCAGGCGCCAGCCTGACGGCGCAGGTCACGTCCTACACGGCGGACGCAGGTTCAACCCTGCAGGCCGGAGACTCTCTGGCCATGGCGGTCACGGGCGGAGCCATCAGCAATGACGGTCGTCTGGCCGCAGGCAGCGCTCTGTCCCTCAGCGCCGATCAGGGTATCACCAACGGTGGCAATGGCGTCATCGCCGCCGATAACGGCATGGTGGCCATCACCACCGGCGCGGCGGGTCTGGGCAATGCCGGACAGATCGGCACCGCCACGTCCGGTGATGTGGCGATTGCCGGTGGCGCGCTGGTCAATAGCGGCACGCTGGCGGCTGCGGGTGACGCCATTCTGACGACAGGCGCGCTCACCAACAGCGGCAGTCTGACGGCGGCAGGTAAGTCCGGACTGGTGCTCTCGGTCAGTGACCTCTCCAACACCGGCAGCATCGGTGCGACCGCCGGAACGCTGGCCGTCACGGCGACGGGTGACCTGACCAACAGCGGCACGCTCTATGGCGCTGCGGCTGACAGTGTGACGACATCTGGCGCGCTGGATAATCAGAACGGCCAGATCGGCGCGGGCACGTCCAGTCTGACGGTGCAGGCTGCGACGCTTGCGAACGATTCCGGAAAGATCATCTCGACCTCAGGACCCGTCACGATTCAGGCCGGGACTATCGGCAATCAGAATGGCGCGATTCAGGGTCAGGGCGACGTCACGATCGCCACCCCGACGCTCGATAACCGTAATGGCGGGCTGATCCAGTCCACGGGCGCGGGCCTCTATCTGGCCAATGGCGACCAGCCGATGACCACCCTCTATAATCAGGGCGGCTCGCTGGGCGCATCAGGCACGCTGTCGGTGAACGCCAGCACTTATGAAACCGACAGCAAAAGCGCCCTTGTCAGCACCGGCGTTCTGACCCTGAGCATGGCCGGGGCGCTGAGCAACAGCGGGCAGCTTGTCGGGCAGAAAGGCTTCAACCTCACGGTCGGCAGCTTTACCAATGAGGCCAGCGGTATCCTCGCCGCCGTCACCGGCAATGGCAGTCTGACCACGACCGGCACGGGTCAGCTCGTCAACGCGGGCACCATCGAAACCCTGCAGGCTGGTTCGACCCTTGAGGTCCGCACAGCATCAGGCGGTCTCTCCAATACGGGCGCGATCCTCGGCAGCGGGACGGCCACCATCGTCTCCACCGGCTCGGTGACCAACAGCGGCAAGATCAGCGCGCTGGGCGGGGCATTGACCCTGCAGGCGGCCGGTCTCACCAACACGGACACGCTGGCGGCCAAGGGGCTGCTGACCGCGCTGGTCAGTGGTGACCTGACCAACAGCGGCACGCTCTATGGAGCGACGGGTGGCGACATCAGCGCCACCGGCACCCTCGTCAACAATGGGGCCAGCGCGCAGATCGCCGCTGACGGGGCGCTGTCGCTCAAGGCGGGCACGCTCACCAACAGCAATGGCCAGATCCTGGCCAGTCAGGACGGCCTGACTGTCGCGGCCAACAGTCTCACCAACAGCGGTGGCCTGCTGCAGGGTGACACCACCACCAGTATCAGGGCTGACACGCTCGCCAATACGGCTGGCGGTGCGATCCTCTCGAAGTCCGGCGCGCTGACGGTCGGCGGACAGAGTGCGACAGCGGCGCAGTCCATCTCCAATCTTACCGGCACGTTGCAGGCCGCGACGGATCTTTCCGTTACGGCAAACGCCATCGACAATTCCGGCGGCACATTCAACGCCCAGACTGGCGCGCTGACCGCCTCGTCCGGCACCGGCCTGTTCCGCAATGACGATGGCATTGTGCAGTCGGCGACGGGCATGACGCTCTCGGGTGACAGCTTTACCGGCAACATGGGCTCCATCGTCAACGCTGGAACCACCCTCGGGATGAACTTCGGATCATCGCTGGACACGGCGGGCCATATCGTCGCGACGCAGGATCTGTCCGTGCAGACGGGCGCACTGACCACCCATGCGGGCACAACACCCGCCACCGTGGCGGTCGTGGCCAGCACGGGCGGTAACCTGACGGTCAAAGCCGGCACGACCAACAATGCCGGTGTTCTGGAAACAACGGACGCCAACGGCACGCTGACGGTTCAGGGCGCTGATCTGACCAACAGCGGCACGCTGACCACCGCCTCCACCCTGAGTGTGGCGGAGACGGGACTGCTGGTCTCGTCCGGTAACCTGATTTCCAGCAAGGGGCAGGCCACTCTCACGGCGGGCAGCCTGACCAACAGCGGATTTGCGGGCGCTGCGCAGACGCTGGACGTCACGGCGTCACAGGCCCTGACCAACAGTGGCACACTCTACGCCGGCACGACCCTGACCGCGACCGGAACGGGCAGTTTTGACAATGCGGGCGGCCAGATCGGCACCGGACAGGGGGCGCTCACCCTTGCCAGCAACGGGGCCTTCAGCAACGAGAACGGCCAGATCATCGCCGCTGGCGGACCGCTGGTCCTCACGGCCGGGCATATCGCCGGGAGCGCGGGCAGCCTGCTCCAATCCTCCGACGCCATCACCCTGACAGCCGGGCAGATCAGCAACGATAACAGCACCATTCTGGCCCAGAGCGGTGACATCACTCTGGCGGGCGCAGGCAACAGCGCCACCGCCCTGAGCAACGTCAACGGCGGCGTCATCCAGGCGTCCGGGGCAATTTCTGCGACCTTCAACGCGCTGGATAATTCCGGTGGCACCGTCTCCGCGCTGGGGGGCGACCTGTCCCTGAACGGCGCATCCGGCAGCAGCGTGACCAATGCTGGCGGAACGCTTGAGACGGCGAACAATCTGACACTGACCGCGGGCTCCTATAGCGGGGCTGGCGCGTCCCGTCTGACCGCCGGGCAGGCCATGACACTGAGCCTGTCTGGCAGCATGGAGAACGGCGGCAACATTGCGGCGGTCCATGATGTGTCCGTCACAGCCGCGTCCCTTACGAATGACGCCAATGCGGTTCTGGCCAGCACGTCCGGCAATCTGGCGCTGGCGATCAGCGGTGACGCCGGGCTGGTCAACGCAGGCACGATCCAGACCAGCGGCGTGGGCAACACGCTCACCTTGAATGCCTCGTCGATCGACAATCAGGCGACGGGCGCCATTCTCTCCAACGGCGCGCAGAGCCTCGTGGCAGGCAGCCGCACTCGTTCCCTCACTGCGGGGACCTTCTCCAACGAGGGACAGGTCATCGCCTACGGCAACAGCCTGACCGCGACGGCCACCGCGCTGAACAACAGCGGCACGCTGGAAGCCGGAACGAACACGTCTCTGAGCACCACAGGTGATCTCGCCAATACGGGTCTGATCTATGCCGCTGGCGGCACAGCTCTCAGCGGCGCGAATGTGCGAAATGCGGGCGGCCAGATCGGCGCGGGTAGCGGTTCTCTGACGATTGGCACCGGCACGCTCGACAATATGAATAACGGCCGGATTGTCGCAACCTCCGGCACGATGGGCCTGAATGCCGGCACGCTCGACAACGCCGGTGGCCTGATCGACAGCGCGGGCGATCTGAACATCCTGACAGGATCGCTCGACAACAGCTCGGGAAAAATCCTGTCAGACAATGGCAGTCTGCTGATCGCCGCCTCAGCGGATGGTGCGGCGCTCGCTTCGATCAACAACAGCGCAGGCCTGCTGCAGGCCGGGCGCGACCAGACGCTGCGGACCGCGACGCTCACCAATGGCAACGGCCAGATCATCACCGTCAGCGGAGACCTGACTCTGGCCGGTGGCCCCGGCATGACGGCGCTCCAGTCCGTCGATGACACGAACGGCGTGCTGCAGTCCGGGCAGGATCTGACGCTCGCTACCAACAGCCTGACAGGGGCCTCCGGTCTCTCCGCGACCCGCGATCTCAGCTTCAGCACGGCGCAGTCCGTCTCGGGCGCGATGATGTTCTCGGCGGGGCGCAACGCGACGCTTGCGATCGGTGGTGACTACAACATTGCTGCGGGCAGCGGCGTGATCGCAGGCGGGGATGCGACCGTGTCCGCGGCCTCCGTCACCAATGCGGGCGCGATGATGGCGGGCGGCATGCTGTCCGTCTCGACACCGGGAGCCATCTATAACACCGGTCTGATCGACGGCACGGGCGGCGTCAGTCTGGCGCTTGATGGCGCGCTGACCAATCTCGAAGCCGCCATCCTGTCGGATAATGGCAGCATCAGTATCGGTGGAAAAAGCGGCACTTACGCGGGCGACGTGCTCAACCGCTCCGCCGAAATCCTCGCCGGGAGCGCTGGAGGCAATGTCACGATCCATGCTGCTTCACTCACCAACGATATCGACGGAGGGGTCACCCAGAGCAATACGAGCCAGATGGTGTATGACCACACCTATACGCTCGCCAAGGATCAGCTCGCCAACCCGCCAGCGCTGAATCCAAAGTGGATAGATGCTGATGGAAGCAGTATCTATGACGAAGTGCAGCCTTATTACAAAGAGGTGATGCGGATCTACGTCCCGGAACTGTTCTATTCCGCAGACGGTAAGCCGGGGCAGGGATATTACCTTGTCGTCATGAGCAAGGGAGCCGGAAGCTCCTATGTGGAAGTGCAGGGGCTTGAGACACAAACCGCAACAGCCAACAATGCGGCATCGCTGATTGATGCTGGCGGCACGCTTTCTATCGACACGACTGGCGCCATCGCCAACGATGCGAGCCATATCGCGGCGGGTGGCGACATCAATCTGACCGGGGCCAGCCTATCCAACACCGGCTATGACAGCAGCATCACCTGGACACTCATCGCCGATACCAAACTCGGAAAGCGCTGGCTGAACTCAGCCGATCCGAATGCGGTGCTGGTGCCAGAACCCGATGCCGCGACGGAAGCCCCCGTGCCGAAATTCATGCCCAACGGACACGTCGTGCGGCTGTGGGGCACATCCGTCGTGCCGCAGCTTAATGCGACCATCGTCGCAGGAGGCAATCTGAACGGCTCGTTCACGGGACAGGTCAACAATACGACCGTCATCGACCATGCCAGCAGCACGCAACTGGCCGCCAATGATCAGTATACGGGCACCACGCCGGGCGGCATCAGCGGTTCGACCGGAAATGTTACCCCCGGCACAGGCGGAAGCGTCTCCCCCTCAGGCTCGCAGGACAGTTTCGCAGACGCTTCAACGGCAGTCGCAGGCGGCATGACAGGTTCCGCCGCTGTCAACGGAGACGCCGTCAACAACGGTGGAACAGGCACGGCAACGCAGGGTGCGAACAATGCCGCGTCCGGAACATCCACCCTTCCCAGCTATGGGGGCGTGCTCGCGCCTGCCGGTCATGAAAATGGCGAGGATACAGCGCAGTCGCTGGTTCTTCCCGGCTTCGCCTCGACCAGCACACCGACCATCAGCCAACTGATCGCCTCCGTTCCGGGTGGCAAGGCGCTCTATGTGCCGGACACCGCTCCCTCCGCAAACTATCTGATCGAGACCAACCCCGCCTATGCCAGCCTGACCGCCTTTAATGGCTCGGAATACCTGCTGGACCGTCTGGGCGATGACTACAGGACCTATACATTCCTCGGCGATGCGGCGTTCGATCAGCAGTATGTCCAGCAGCAGATTATCGGGGCCACCGGTCAGACCTTTCTGGGTGGCACTTACAATACCGCTGCAACACAGATGCAGGCCCTGCTCGATGACGCCGCAAACCAGAGTGCAGCGCTGGGTCTGACGCTGGGCTCGGCCCTGACGGACGCCCAGAAAGCCGAACTGACCTCGGATATCGTCTGGTATGTGGACAAGGTCGTGGACGGCAAGACCGTGCTGGTGCCGGAACTCTACCTCGCGCCCGGACATGAGGCGCTGACGGGCGCCACGATTTCGGCGACGAACGTGTCGGTTCAGGCAGGCAGCCTGACCAACAGCGGCACAATCAACGCCAAAAACGCGCTGAGCCTGACCACAACAAACGGCGATCTGACCAATACCGGCACGCTCTCCGGCGGCACGGTGTCGCTGGTGGCGCAGAACGGGTCGGTCGTGAACAGTGACACGCTGGATACCTATCTGGTGCAGGGTGGAACCCAGCAGATACTGGCTTCCACCGGCGCAATCACCGCAACCGGTTCGGCGACGATCGTGGCGGCGAAGGACATCACCTTCAACGGCGGCACGCTGACTTCAGGCGGGGATCTGAACCTTCTGGCGGGTAGCGGGCTGACTCTGGGCACGACAGAACTGACGCAGGCCGCAGCAGTCTCCTCGAAACATCTGAGCACCAGCGGCAGCGCCGACATCAATTACGGGACCACGGTGTCGGTTGGTGGAAACGCCACGCTCGCCGCGCTGGGTGGTGACCTGAAAACAGCGGCGCTGACACTCACGGCCAATGGCGACGTCTCGCTGTCGGCTGCAAAAAAACTGGATCTCGGTTCGGCGACCGACAGCGTCTCGAACAGCATTTCCGGCAGCAAAAGTGGCTTCATGACGCACAGCCACTTCTCAAACAGTCTGAGCACCACAACGGAGAACGGTTCTTCCGTTGCCGCAGGCGGCAATCTGACAGCGACAAGCGGCAGCGACATGTCTGTCGCAGGCATGGCGGGCGCTGCTGGCGATGTGACGCTCCTGTCCGGCGGCGCCTTCACCGAGCGGGCGACGCAGAGCACGCTGGACGCAAGCGCCTCCCATCATGTGGCGGGCTTCCACATGAGCACGCAGGGCGCGAGCGGCACTGTCGGCTACGGCTCGCGGACGGACACGTCATCGGCGTCTGAAACGCAGTGGACGCCGTCCGTCATCGCGTCCACCGGCGGCAACACCACGATTGTCTCCAAAGGTGCGCTGACAGTTGACGGATCTGTTGTTTCGGCTGCGAAAGACCTCGCCCTGTCGGGATCGTCCGTGGCCTTTAAGGCTGAGCAGAACAGCACGACGCAGACCGTTTCCCATCAGGACAAGACGATCGGTCTGACGGCGCGTGTCTCTCCGAATTCCGTTGTCGGGCAGATCATCGATACGGCGCTCGCGGCAACGAAAACGTCCGGCAAGGGTGCCAGCACCCTGACGGCGCTGGATGCAATGCAGAGCACCTATCTGGCGGGTGACGGCATTGCGGAAGGACTGGCCGCGTCGAAAGCTGGCACGCTTCTGAGCACGAACGCCGCAGACCGGAGCTCAGGCAGTCTTGAGCTTGTCGGTGTTCAGGCAGGCGTTGGCTATGCGTCGAACAAAGAGTGGGCGACCCAGACGACCACAACCGTGCAGGGCTCGACAGCAAACGCAGGCGGCACCCTGTCTGTTGTTGCACGTGGCGATGATGCGACGGATACGTCGAACGGCAATCTGAGCGCAGTTGCGGCGCAACTGGCTGGCAAGGATGTTGTTCTCGCGGCCTCGAAAGGGATTGATCTTTCTGCGGGCTGGGACACGACGCACAGCGAGAGCAGGGACAGCTCGAAATCCGCGTTTGTCGGTGCGGAAGCGAGCATCGGCACCTCAGGCGTGGGCGTCAGCGTCACGGCGTCAGTCGGTCTCCAGAAGCAGCACATCACGTCTGACAGTGCGACGGCGGTGGACACGACGGTCTCGGCTGGGAACGGCGTCACGGTTGCAACTCCCGGCGCGCTGTCGCTGAACGGCGCGGAAGTCTCCGGCCAGCGCGTTGATGTTTCCGCCGGCTCGCTGAGTATTACGAGTCCGCAGAACACCTCGGACTACAGGAGCACGACGACGCAGGCCGGGGCGTCGGTCTCGGTTCCCGTGTGGGGCGCGGGCGGTGACGCCGGTGGCGGCGCGAGCTACGCGCACCAGACGATCACGGACCACTACGCCTCGACGGGCAGCGTGCTGTCTGGACTGTATGCGGGCACGGGCGGTCTTGGGGTTGATGTCACTGGCAATACGAGCCTGACGGCGGGCGTTCTGTCGAGCACGGCGGATGCGGGGCTGAATCATTTCAGCACCGGCAGTCTGACGACGGCGTCCGAGCAGAATGTCTCCGAATGGCGTGCGACGCAGACGGGAGCGTCGTTCAGCGCGGGCACCGGCATGATGGGCAGTACGACGGGCATTCTCGGTGCTGTTGGCACGGGTCTTGCGTCCGGGGCTTCGGGCCTGATGGGCGGCGGTCGCAGCCATCACGAAACGAGCGAGAGTCTGTCTGCGATTGGCGGCAACATCGCGGTGACGGCTGGCAGTTCGTCCGGTTCCTACACGCGTGATGTGAGCGCTGCGGATCGGGCGCTTGCGAACACGTTCGATGGTCAGAAGCTGAGCAACCAGCTTGTGGCGCAGCAGATGGGCAGCCAGCTTGTCGGCGAGGTCGGCGGCAAGGTCTCCGATGCGCTGGCTGAGAAGAGCCCGCTGTTCAATGAGGGCGCTCTTGGCCGCACGGCGCTTGAGACTGTGGGGAACACGATTGTCGCCGCGGTGACGGGCGGCAATATTGGTGCGGCGGCAGCGGGCACGGCAGCTGGTGGTCTCGCCTCTGCGGCTGCGCTTCCTGCGATTGTGCAGATGTCGCTTGAGAATACGGGTGGCGACGTCAAGGCTGCGACGGTGGAAGCGAACGCGCTTGCCAATCTTGTCGCTTCTGCGGGCGGCGCTCTGGGCGGGATTGCTGCGGGTGCCGGTTCAACCTCGGTGAATGCTTTGAACGGCGCGGGTTATGCGTCGTCGATTGCGCAATACAACATGAGCCATACGATGACGGGTGTTGTTTTTGCTGCGAAGACGGCGGGAGGAGCGCTTGTGCGGACCGGCAATCCGTATGCAGAGGTTGTTGGTAGTATCCTGCTTGGTAGCGCGGAAGCTTACACGTTGTATGATACGCTTGTCAGCAACGCGCCTGCTAACAAGGGAACGGCGGCTCATTCGGAGAGTAATGAGAGTGGCTCTGGCGGGGCTGCTGCGAGCACTGGACAGGGTGCATCCGGTGCGTCTGCTGGCGGTGGGGCGGCAGCGCCTGAGCCGGAAGGAGACGGGCCGGAGAAAGAGGGGAGCGCAGCAAAGGCCGTAAATAAGGACGCAGGAGATGCTGCAAAAGACATTGAGCTACCATCATCAAGAAAAGTTGGTAATCTTCAAGGTGGTCCACTAGAAAATGCGACACAGACAAGCGGACGATTCAGTCTTGAAAACGGTCCTGCGAATGGCTCTGTTTACAGAGCTGACAGTCGGGGTAACATTACAAGCTACGCAACATATGATGCTAATGGGCAGATAATAAAACGGGTTGATGTTACCGGTGCCGCCCATAATGGAGTAGAAACTCCACATGTTTTGGAATATGGGCGTAACACTCTTCCTGATGGAACGGTAAGAGTGCAAAGCCCAAGAAAAAACCCGAGACCTGCTACGTTGGATGAGATACCATGA